The Bos javanicus breed banteng chromosome 18, ARS-OSU_banteng_1.0, whole genome shotgun sequence genome has a segment encoding these proteins:
- the TAF1C gene encoding TATA box-binding protein-associated factor RNA polymerase I subunit C isoform X1, with the protein MDFPSSLPPSLFMTGPLGQSDVPDLSFMCSWRDALTLPASSPQGSQDSAPHVAKALLWEPDMPGPLPLLPPSPDPWDPGLTAKDLLFRGGYQFRRHPRAVLDVTEQISRFLWNHGDIAFAPLGRLLLENFKLEGAHSRSKTKTVVSVKRLHQDLGGHQPWGCPWAYLSQRQRRFSILGAPILSTSVASLLGELLHEELALRWERLLLDDACTGGALAWVPGRTPGAGQLVYPVGGAMDTLCFQKVSLTPESEPQVLSDPGRIQLRGPVRQVVTRSVQGEALLAVRSDHHCGLWKVSTQGQPAPLQVLQVDKGATGISLSPHLPGELVICSRSGAVCLWSAEDGLRQIYKDPETLVFRDPSSWRWADFTAHPRVLTVGDRTGVKMVDTQGPPGCGLLLFRGGAEASCQKGERVLLTQHLGDLGPESLHPMLHLICTQFSLYLVDERLPLVPLLKWNHGLRSAPLLARLLPPPRPGLPQPLLLASQGGELQLLHLAGVGASTPRLVGLPQSLPTRSDSLSAFPLLEPKSHRRLQERLKAPTVGLAAAIPPPASTPVLSLFQLSAAGDVFHQRLHLRADPGPNARAPAASWTPQATACCNRWLEALLEVPLTPPVWAAPTFSHRRLLGGFEPQKVEGPAPEGFRRAMAQGRLLQRRDLGLLPTEERPPAPEPGPEDELSERLEAAWEFGAAAWWERRRGGRVGPGKQPKRHKRRTQLSSTFSSLSGRVDLSDAASPVPSPDHTLPEARPQPPRTPPSQELTQEPWAQGVPSERQQTLRDYMAELPLRTDTPGGASALSSQTPSVRATPSRQHAPQDCTVQQLPRGDTPEGTTLLSSQTPSVRATPSRPHTPWDGIVQQLPRGDTPEGATPPSSQTPSFLATRSGSQRLRKKPRMGF; encoded by the exons ATGGActtccccagctccctcccaccctcatTGTTCATGACTGGCCCCCTTGGTCAGAGCGATGTCCCTGACCTGTCGTTCATGTGCAGCTGGAGAGACGCGCTGACCCTCCCGGCGTCCTCACCCCAAGGCTCTCAG GACAGCGCGCCGCACGTGGCCAAGGCTCTGCTCTGGGAGCCGGACATGCCTGGGCCCCTGCCCTTGCTGCCTCCTAGTCCCG ATCCCTGGGACCCCGGCCTGACTGCCAAAGATCTGCTTTTCCGGGGAGGCTACCAGTTCCGGAGACATCCCCGAGCCGTGCTGGATGTTACTGAGCAG ATCAGCCGGTTCTTGTGGAACCACGGAGACATAGCCTTTGCACCCCTGGGGAGGCTACTGCTGGAGAATTTCAAACTGGAAGGAGCACAT AGCCGCTCTAAGACGAAGACAGTGGTCAGTGTGAAGAGGCTACACCAGGACCTCGGTGGACACCAGCCCTGGGG CTGTCCCTGGGCTTACCTCAGCCAGCGCCAGCGCCGGTTCTCCATCCTTGGGGCCCCGATCCTGAGCACGTCGGTGGCGAGCCTCCTGGGAGAGCTGCTGCACGAGGAGCTGGCCCTGCGCTGGGAGCGGCTGCTCCTGGATGATGCCTGCACTGGGGGCGCGCTGGCCTGGGTGCCCGGCAGGACCCCCGGGGCCGGGCAGCTGGTCTACCCCGTGGGCGGTGCCATGGACACACTGT GTTTCCAGAAGGTCAGTCTGACCCCAGAGAGCGAGCCCCAGGTTCTCAGCGACCCTGGCCGTATCCAGCTCCGGGGACCCGTCCGGCAGGTGGTGACCCGCAGCGTGCAGGGAGAAG ctttGCTGGCTGTCCGCTCTGACCACCACTGTGGCCTGTGGAAGGTCAGCACGCAGGGGCAGCCGGCCCCTCTCCAGGTGCTGCAGGTGGACAAGGGGGCCACAGGGATCAGCCTCAG CCCTCACCTGCCTGGAGAGCTGGTCATCTGCAGCCGCTCCGGAGCCGTCTGTCTGTGGAGCGCTGAAGATGG GCTGCGGCAAATCTACAAGGACCCCGAGACCCTGGTGTTCCGGGACCCTTCTTCCTGGCGCTGGGCAGACTTCACCGCCCACCCTCGAGTGCTGACGGTGGGTGACCGCACCGGAGTGAAGATGGTGGACACTCAG GGCCCGCCGGGCTGCGGTCTGCTGCTTTTTCGTGGAGGGGCAGAGGCGTCGTGCCAGAAAGGAGAGCGGGTCCTGCTCACCCAGCACCTGGGGGATCTAGGCCCAGAGTCTCTGCACCCCATGCTCCACCTCATCTGTACCCAG TTCTCCCTCTACCTGGTGGATGAGCGCCTCCCCTTGGTGCCCCTGCTCAAGTGGAACCATGGCCTCCGCTCTGCGCCCCTGCTGGCCCGGCTGCTGCCGCCACCGCGCCCAGGCCTCCCCCAGCCGCTGCTCCTGGCCAGCCAGGGtggggagctgcagctgctgcacCTCGCAG gagTGGGGGCCTCCACACCCCGCCTGGTGGGGCTCCCCCAGTCTCTCCCCACCAGGAGCGACTCCCTCTCGGCCTTCCCCCTGCTGGAGCCCAAGAGTCACCGGCGGCTGCAGGAGCGTCTGAAAGCACCCACCGTAG GTCTGGCTGCTGCCATCCCGCCCCCCGCCTCCACACCAGTGCTGTCGCTCTTCCAGCTTTCCGCGGCCGGAGATGTTTTCCACCAGCGCCTCCACCTCCGGGCAGATCCCGGGCCCAATGCTCGTGCCCCCGCAGCTTCCTGGACACCCCAGGCCACTGCCTGCTGCAACCGGTGGCTGGAGGCCCTGCTGGAGGTGCCCCTGACTCCCCCGGTGTGGGCAGCACCCACCTTCTCCCACCGCCGGCTGCTGGGTGGCTTCGAGCCTCAGAAGGTGGAGGGGCCGGCGCCCGAGGGTTTCCGCAGGGCCATGGCCCAGGGGCGGCTCCTACAGCGGAGGGACCTGGGCTTGCTCCCCACAGAGGAGCGGCCCCCCGCCCCCGAACCTGGCCCCGAGGATGAGCTCAGCGAGCGTCTGGAGGCAGCCTGGGAGTTCGGGGCGGCGGCCTGGTGGGAGAGGCGGCGGGGCGGCCGCGTGGGGCCCGGGAAGCAGCCCAAGCGGCACAAGCGCCGGACTCAGCTGTCCAGCACCTTCTCCTCCCTCAGCGGCCGTGTGGACCTCTCAGACGCTGCCAGCCCCGTGCCCAGCCCAGACCATACACTGCCCGAGGCCAGGCCCCAGCCCCCGAGGACCCCGCCCTCCCAGGAGCTCACCCAGGAGCCCTGGGCCCAGGGCGTCCCCTCAGAGCGGCAGCAGACCCTCCGGGACTACATGGCTGAGCTGCCGCTCCGCACGGACACCCCAGGAGGGGCCTCTGCGCTCTCCTCCCAGACCCCCAGCGTCCGGGCCACGCCCTCCAGGCAGCACGCCCCCCAGGACTGCACGGTCCAGCAGCTGCCCCGAGGGGACACCCCAGAGGGCACCACCCTGCTCTCCTCCCAGACCCCAAGTGTCCGGGCCACGCCTTCCAGGCCTCACACTCCCTGGGATGGCATAGTCCAGCAGCTGCCCCGAGGGGACACCCCGGAGGGTGCCACCCCGCCCTCCTCCCAGACCCCCAGCTTTCTGGCCACACGCTCTGGCTCTCAGCGGCTCCGGAAAAAGCCCCGCATGGGCTTCTGA
- the TAF1C gene encoding TATA box-binding protein-associated factor RNA polymerase I subunit C isoform X2: MSVSPRSTARRDHDSAPHVAKALLWEPDMPGPLPLLPPSPDPWDPGLTAKDLLFRGGYQFRRHPRAVLDVTEQISRFLWNHGDIAFAPLGRLLLENFKLEGAHSRSKTKTVVSVKRLHQDLGGHQPWGCPWAYLSQRQRRFSILGAPILSTSVASLLGELLHEELALRWERLLLDDACTGGALAWVPGRTPGAGQLVYPVGGAMDTLCFQKVSLTPESEPQVLSDPGRIQLRGPVRQVVTRSVQGEALLAVRSDHHCGLWKVSTQGQPAPLQVLQVDKGATGISLSPHLPGELVICSRSGAVCLWSAEDGLRQIYKDPETLVFRDPSSWRWADFTAHPRVLTVGDRTGVKMVDTQGPPGCGLLLFRGGAEASCQKGERVLLTQHLGDLGPESLHPMLHLICTQFSLYLVDERLPLVPLLKWNHGLRSAPLLARLLPPPRPGLPQPLLLASQGGELQLLHLAGVGASTPRLVGLPQSLPTRSDSLSAFPLLEPKSHRRLQERLKAPTVGLAAAIPPPASTPVLSLFQLSAAGDVFHQRLHLRADPGPNARAPAASWTPQATACCNRWLEALLEVPLTPPVWAAPTFSHRRLLGGFEPQKVEGPAPEGFRRAMAQGRLLQRRDLGLLPTEERPPAPEPGPEDELSERLEAAWEFGAAAWWERRRGGRVGPGKQPKRHKRRTQLSSTFSSLSGRVDLSDAASPVPSPDHTLPEARPQPPRTPPSQELTQEPWAQGVPSERQQTLRDYMAELPLRTDTPGGASALSSQTPSVRATPSRQHAPQDCTVQQLPRGDTPEGTTLLSSQTPSVRATPSRPHTPWDGIVQQLPRGDTPEGATPPSSQTPSFLATRSGSQRLRKKPRMGF, from the exons ATGTCGGTTTCCCCGAGGAGCACGGCGCGACGGGATCAC GACAGCGCGCCGCACGTGGCCAAGGCTCTGCTCTGGGAGCCGGACATGCCTGGGCCCCTGCCCTTGCTGCCTCCTAGTCCCG ATCCCTGGGACCCCGGCCTGACTGCCAAAGATCTGCTTTTCCGGGGAGGCTACCAGTTCCGGAGACATCCCCGAGCCGTGCTGGATGTTACTGAGCAG ATCAGCCGGTTCTTGTGGAACCACGGAGACATAGCCTTTGCACCCCTGGGGAGGCTACTGCTGGAGAATTTCAAACTGGAAGGAGCACAT AGCCGCTCTAAGACGAAGACAGTGGTCAGTGTGAAGAGGCTACACCAGGACCTCGGTGGACACCAGCCCTGGGG CTGTCCCTGGGCTTACCTCAGCCAGCGCCAGCGCCGGTTCTCCATCCTTGGGGCCCCGATCCTGAGCACGTCGGTGGCGAGCCTCCTGGGAGAGCTGCTGCACGAGGAGCTGGCCCTGCGCTGGGAGCGGCTGCTCCTGGATGATGCCTGCACTGGGGGCGCGCTGGCCTGGGTGCCCGGCAGGACCCCCGGGGCCGGGCAGCTGGTCTACCCCGTGGGCGGTGCCATGGACACACTGT GTTTCCAGAAGGTCAGTCTGACCCCAGAGAGCGAGCCCCAGGTTCTCAGCGACCCTGGCCGTATCCAGCTCCGGGGACCCGTCCGGCAGGTGGTGACCCGCAGCGTGCAGGGAGAAG ctttGCTGGCTGTCCGCTCTGACCACCACTGTGGCCTGTGGAAGGTCAGCACGCAGGGGCAGCCGGCCCCTCTCCAGGTGCTGCAGGTGGACAAGGGGGCCACAGGGATCAGCCTCAG CCCTCACCTGCCTGGAGAGCTGGTCATCTGCAGCCGCTCCGGAGCCGTCTGTCTGTGGAGCGCTGAAGATGG GCTGCGGCAAATCTACAAGGACCCCGAGACCCTGGTGTTCCGGGACCCTTCTTCCTGGCGCTGGGCAGACTTCACCGCCCACCCTCGAGTGCTGACGGTGGGTGACCGCACCGGAGTGAAGATGGTGGACACTCAG GGCCCGCCGGGCTGCGGTCTGCTGCTTTTTCGTGGAGGGGCAGAGGCGTCGTGCCAGAAAGGAGAGCGGGTCCTGCTCACCCAGCACCTGGGGGATCTAGGCCCAGAGTCTCTGCACCCCATGCTCCACCTCATCTGTACCCAG TTCTCCCTCTACCTGGTGGATGAGCGCCTCCCCTTGGTGCCCCTGCTCAAGTGGAACCATGGCCTCCGCTCTGCGCCCCTGCTGGCCCGGCTGCTGCCGCCACCGCGCCCAGGCCTCCCCCAGCCGCTGCTCCTGGCCAGCCAGGGtggggagctgcagctgctgcacCTCGCAG gagTGGGGGCCTCCACACCCCGCCTGGTGGGGCTCCCCCAGTCTCTCCCCACCAGGAGCGACTCCCTCTCGGCCTTCCCCCTGCTGGAGCCCAAGAGTCACCGGCGGCTGCAGGAGCGTCTGAAAGCACCCACCGTAG GTCTGGCTGCTGCCATCCCGCCCCCCGCCTCCACACCAGTGCTGTCGCTCTTCCAGCTTTCCGCGGCCGGAGATGTTTTCCACCAGCGCCTCCACCTCCGGGCAGATCCCGGGCCCAATGCTCGTGCCCCCGCAGCTTCCTGGACACCCCAGGCCACTGCCTGCTGCAACCGGTGGCTGGAGGCCCTGCTGGAGGTGCCCCTGACTCCCCCGGTGTGGGCAGCACCCACCTTCTCCCACCGCCGGCTGCTGGGTGGCTTCGAGCCTCAGAAGGTGGAGGGGCCGGCGCCCGAGGGTTTCCGCAGGGCCATGGCCCAGGGGCGGCTCCTACAGCGGAGGGACCTGGGCTTGCTCCCCACAGAGGAGCGGCCCCCCGCCCCCGAACCTGGCCCCGAGGATGAGCTCAGCGAGCGTCTGGAGGCAGCCTGGGAGTTCGGGGCGGCGGCCTGGTGGGAGAGGCGGCGGGGCGGCCGCGTGGGGCCCGGGAAGCAGCCCAAGCGGCACAAGCGCCGGACTCAGCTGTCCAGCACCTTCTCCTCCCTCAGCGGCCGTGTGGACCTCTCAGACGCTGCCAGCCCCGTGCCCAGCCCAGACCATACACTGCCCGAGGCCAGGCCCCAGCCCCCGAGGACCCCGCCCTCCCAGGAGCTCACCCAGGAGCCCTGGGCCCAGGGCGTCCCCTCAGAGCGGCAGCAGACCCTCCGGGACTACATGGCTGAGCTGCCGCTCCGCACGGACACCCCAGGAGGGGCCTCTGCGCTCTCCTCCCAGACCCCCAGCGTCCGGGCCACGCCCTCCAGGCAGCACGCCCCCCAGGACTGCACGGTCCAGCAGCTGCCCCGAGGGGACACCCCAGAGGGCACCACCCTGCTCTCCTCCCAGACCCCAAGTGTCCGGGCCACGCCTTCCAGGCCTCACACTCCCTGGGATGGCATAGTCCAGCAGCTGCCCCGAGGGGACACCCCGGAGGGTGCCACCCCGCCCTCCTCCCAGACCCCCAGCTTTCTGGCCACACGCTCTGGCTCTCAGCGGCTCCGGAAAAAGCCCCGCATGGGCTTCTGA